A genomic window from Solanum stenotomum isolate F172 chromosome 10, ASM1918654v1, whole genome shotgun sequence includes:
- the LOC125841669 gene encoding B3 domain-containing protein REM17-like translates to MSLLNAQVVTSTSGDDHHPSFSSTVKPYCFTRAFLHLPLDFVKSNGLMNRKCEMVLKDEAQRCWSVWIGSAGRHFGIIRGWTKFRAENGLRVGDAYKFELIKNGEMPIAQFHCKYSGKVAKSEEQ, encoded by the exons ATGAGTCTTCTCAATGCACAAGTAGTTACTTCGACTTCTGGTGATGATCACCATCCTTCTTTTAGTTCAACCGTTAAACCTTATTGCTTCACAAGGGCATTTTTG CATCTTCCATTGGATTTTGTGAAGTCAAATGGATTGATGAATAGAAAGTGTGAGATGGTTCTGAAAGATGAAGCACAAAGATGTTGGTCAGTGTGGATTGGGAGCGCTGGACGTCATTTTGGAATTATACGTGGATGGACAAAATTCAGAGCAGAAAATGGACTCCGAGTAGGAGATGCTTACAAGtttgaactcatcaagaatGGGGAAATGCCTATAGCACAATTCCATT GCAAATATTCTGGAAAGGTTGCAAAGAGCGAGGAACAGTAA